A stretch of DNA from Leguminivora glycinivorella isolate SPB_JAAS2020 chromosome 12, LegGlyc_1.1, whole genome shotgun sequence:
GTGGTCGAATGACCCGAGGTATTCGAGCGCGGCGCGGTAGCAGAACTCGTACTGGTCCTGGAAATAAAATTTGGTTGTAACTTATTTTATTGGGAAACCGGATTTTCACAAACCGGTTACGAACATGGAAGAAAAACATATGAGCTTATTTTATATTTCGTGGGAACTGataaatattttcatatttgGACACAGTTGGTAGACTTGGTAGGTTTGCAGAGCGCAATACAACATAATCATGTCACATAATTACATGTTCTACTAGGTTTGCAGAGCGCAACACAACATAATCATGTCACATAATTACATGttctacataattatgtgaTCCCAATTTTTCCTAGTAAAATTTACGAAAATTTCCACGAACATACAATATTCTTATGAAAATTTATGTTGAGCACGCATGAACACGCTGGTGCGTCCGACACCCGAACTGTAATCGTCAAGATTCAGTCTAATGTGAAGAACTTACCGGTACTGTTGATACTTGCGATACAATGGTCAAGTTTTGGTCCTTACCTCAGTCTGCACCATGGCAGGGCGCTGAGTGCGCAGCGTACGAACGGTCTGGAACACGTCAACCACACCCTCGTACTGCATACGCTCCAGCACCGTCGACAGGGTGATGAATACGCCAGTGCGGCCGACGCCCGCGCTGTACAAAAACAAATAGTAAGAACCCTGCCGCATTAGATGCCTATgtacaataatttttaagaaaaaaaaaccgccgcctttggagttctggtgaaagctacttgcgaatgttggattatgtagaaatttgtaggttttttttaaactgcttttaatgctttaattatttgatggcaacaaaaatcaatatacgtataccgttaaggtttgaggagtttcctcaattcctcatgaatccgattataagaaatcgaagcttgacaataTGCTtgacaaatataactaaataaatgttactgttctgaacttaaatgcatgctgttcttataaaaataccaaagtcactataagcgagccgttcagatttgaggagttccgttttgatcatcatcaggagttccactgcaccaaatgtcactattctgaacgtaagtgcatgctgttcttataaaaataccaaagtcactataagcgtgccgttcagatttgaggagttccgttctgaccatcatcagcagttccactgcaccaaatgtcactgttccggacgtaaatgcatgctgttcctttaaaaacacaaaaatcgccatatgtatgcctttcagatttgaggagttccctcgatttctccaggatcccatcatcagaactgagttctgagaaaaatggaaccaatctgtatgcatatacattcaatcaaaaaaaaattttttttaatcggtccagtaacgacggagatatcgaggaacaaacataaaaaaaaaatacagacgaatagagaaccaccttcttttgagagatttgaggcggcggttaaaaatgcatCGAAAACCACACGGATGTAACCCATCTAATCCATCCACTAACTGATAACTCTATtggacctggccccgtagccgaatggcatttctccgacgccaaacgaaagcgatacgccgctggctctgtcgcggcaatatgcaagcgcgatagagatagatatctactagcgcttcgtttcgtgagcgtttcgtgagcgattgtgccattcggctagccaccctgtagtCTCATGGATGACGTCCCATCGAAAGTGTGAGATAGAATTAAAAAGACAAAGAACATTCAACAATATAGATTTAAACAAAATAAGACATTGATAAACCAGTCCAGACTAATGCAAGGTAACATTAAAGACATAAATATTCCCGTTAAATCTTTAAACGTACCTGCAATGTACTGTGATAGGTCCATCCTGTCCAAACTGCTCCTTGGTCTTGTGCACTTGTCCCAGGAAGTCAATGAAGCCTTCTCCGCTCTTCGGGACTCCTTGCTCAGGCCAGTCGGTGAACTGGAACTGACGGACCGTTCTGGACGCTCCATCACGGGCATCCGTTACCTAATGAGGTATTCAGAGGTTAAATAGAGGTCAGAGTTTACCACATGCGAATATTGGCCAGAACTAATTTTTGAGCCACGACTGAATCTTCTATTTGGCTCTGTCAAAGTCTTTTCGAGTTCCAATTAAGGACTAAAGACATGTTTCGCAGGCCTTAGTTTGTAAACTAGTCATATAGAATGAATGTGTGCATTTATGTTCACAAAACAACATAAGTATTTGGATCAAATCCGGGAAAGTAAGTTTACATACGTACAATTAAGAGTTTTACCTTGAATTCCCTCAAGATATACTGAGGCATATTATATTCAGCAATAGGATCCACTACGAAGCATTGATAGCGCACAGAGCGGTCCGATGGCCAGTACTGATGgcatttttcctgtaataaatTATCAGTATTAGTAAAGAATACAGAAATACAAAGGACAATCATAAATGTACTCTTAGTTAATGCAAACTCACCCTGCCCATTTCCTTGAGTTTCGTTAACATCACGACTATGGTAGAGTTGTGTTCCCAAAGCATACGCCAGAAATCGTCAGTGGTATCAGGCAGAGGACCCTGCGTGGCGATATAAGCCGCTCTGTACCGATACCCATCGACGAATGAAGCGTTGATATAATCAGATCCATCCCTTGGCGTCAGGCAGACCCGAGTAGACTCAAATGGCAAGATATGAACCAGTCTGTTTTTGTGCTTATTACAAGGCAAGCTGGCAGAGACGAAGCGAGTAGAGTCCGCTTTCATGTTGGCGAGCTTCTTAAATTCCAATTCCATTCCCGTGATATTCTCAATAGTGTCAATACGCATAAGTTTCTGGATATGCCCGTGTAAATTGCGAGCCGGCACTTCGGTGTCACCACAGACGACAGCCTCGACTAAAGCGTCGTGGATGAAGATGTACTGGTCTTCGGTTTGGACCATGTAGTTACGCTGAGCTCGCAAGCAAGTGACGTGACCGTAGATGTCTACAGTGCGCTCGTGCCGTGCTCTCTCTAGCATGGAGTCAATGACGATGAAGCAGCCAGTTCTGCCGACACCAGCGGAACAATGAACAACTAACGGGCCGGCATCGGGCAAATTCAGAGCTCGCACACGTCGCAAAAACTGTAGGAAGGGAGCCGGATGATCTGGCACACCGTGGTCAGGCCAAGCTGTGAACTGCAACTGTTTGATCTCCCTCCGCTCAGCACCTCCGTTCCTGGTTACTTGGAAAGTTCGAATGCAGTAAGTGGCGAGTTCCTGAACTTCCGCGATGGTTACGGTCATCATGCCATACGTTTCGCTGCCGCGGCTCGGCCAGTACTGATCGCATTTGATCCTCGTGCGCTCCTCAAGTTTGGTCATCATAACTATCGTGGACGTTCGCAGTTCCCAACACATGCGCCAGAAATCTGCAAATGTTTCTTGCAGAGGTCCTTGAGTAGCAACGTAGGCATTATGCTTGCGGTAGCCATCGCAGTAGTTAGCATTGATATAGTCGCTTCCAAGTATTCCGTCTATTGGCTGTAGGATGACGCGGCTGTGGTCGTACGCGATCACATTTGCATATCGATTCTTAGGTTTGTTTACATCCATGTTGGAATGGTCCCATGTGAACTGTTGACCAGGTTCGATACTTTCATATTCTTGCGAGAATTTGAGATTATCATTAGATTTGAGTCTATCGATATGTTCAGCCAGTTCTGAGATGGGTATAGGTGGATGAGAAATCATAGCAGGGGTTTGGAAGTTAAGTCTTCGCATTTCGACGGGATCGGACGGTGCTCCGAAGCCAACATCTGCAGCCATAAGAGGCCGCGTGACCGCAGCCTGATCTGGCGTTTTGCATGGTTGTCGTCGCTTCttcacaaaaaataacattactaAGCAGAGAGACAGACTCAATGCTGCAATGATAGGACCGATTATCCAAAACATGCCCGCTTCTTTTCTGTTCTCCTCAATTCTTATTTCTGGATCTCCATTAATATCTTTGTCAGGGCCCGGCCTGCTTGGCTCTTCACCGGGTGGAGCTTCACGCATGTCGAGAGATAAGTATTCTGAGAACGGACTCGAAGTGTACAAGTGTTTCTGAGGCGTGTCAACAACAGCCCTCACGAAAACGCGATATTTCTTAGTTGGATTTAATTTTCTGTTCAAGAAACCTTCATAATTTTCATCATTTCCCAGGTGGAAAGtgtataaaatatttctttgtaagaatttggCAGCTATATAAGGAGCATTTTCGTCGTCGGTACGagcgttattttttattaactcGTCCGTTAGGAACTGATCTGGATTCTTATGATTATGGGCCTTATCATCGGGCACTACAACTAGATAATAATGCGAAATAGGGCCGTACTCTTCGGAAGCTTGAGGTAGAATAACTAGCACTTCATTTTCAACAACGCCGTAAAAATCAGGTTTCACCATAGGCTTCGGTGCTGCCATTTGGGTAGTGACAGTAATTTTTGTAGGAGGCCTATAGGAGTCGTCGTTGGGTATGGCACTAACATTAACACTATATGTTGTGAAGGGTGACAAATCGTTAATGGAATATGATGTTCTATCGTGTTTGACGATGATATCTCTTCGAGGTATTTCTTGCGTTTGAGTCATCCCTAATGAGTCAACGAATTCTTTGATCGCGTTGTATGAAATCTTATAGTTAACAGGATTTAAGCGTAACGGTGGAGCCCAGGATAGCGTCATTGAATGCGTGGACACGTCTTGGGCTCTCAAGTATAAAGGCACTTCTTCCGGTTTCACTTTAACTGTAACCTTTTCCGATAACCTTCCTAGACCGTCCGCTGTTTTCGCAGCTACAGCGATAGCGTATTCTGCGAATTTTTCCAAATTTTCCAAATCAGCGGAATGCGTCACATGAACTGTCTTTTGCTGCCACTCGTCCAAGTCGTCGACTGGCGTCATAGTGTAGAATATAACGTATCCTAATATCTTTCTTCTCGAAGGCACGGGTTCCCACCACACCTCCACGTCTGACTCAGATGTGGCGACAGCTTTGACCGACATTGGTGCTCTGCCGATGTCCCGTTCAGTATGCGCCGTGATCTCCTTGCTGTATGGTCCTGGTCCTTGATCTGTATAAGCGCGAACCTTGAACGTGTAATGAGCATCTTCTTCTAATCCGGTAAATACAGTCTTATTCGCTGTCGTAGTCCTTTCTATAAGAGACGACTGATCACCTTTCTTCAAGAACTCAACGTCATACTTCTTTATCTGACCGCTTCGATCGGCACGAGTGGGTGGGTCCCAAGTGACACAGATGACATCTGGTGTTTGGAAATGATATGTAACGTTTGCCGGAGGGCCCTTAGGCACACCTTCAGGCGTGAGCCAATACTTAATAGTTTCCTGTCCTATACCGATATGGTTGCGTCCAGCTATCCTAAATTCATATTGGACGCCTCTTTCTAAGTCTGTAATTTTATGAGAAGTAACTTTGGTGGCAAAATTCTCTTCTTCCAAATTTTGATCCTTTATGCCGTATCTCAGTCGATAACCTAGTAAGTCTCCATAGGTGTGCGTTGGTTTAGTCCACTCCAGTTCAATCGATACGATTGGTTCTCGTTCCAAGACCCTGAAACAGAGAGGGCAAATTAGTTAAAAAATAGATTCAGGGTTGGCAAAAGTCCTGAGGCTGTTGTGTCGTCACTTACTTGAGGTTGACCTGTGGTCTGTTCGGCACCCCGCCGGGCGTCTTCACCGATACAGGGGCACTCCTGTCTCCATCCCCCTTGCGGGTGAGCGCGGCAACTTGCACGTTGTACCGGGAGTCGGGCTGCAGCCCTGATATGTTCAGTTCTAGTGTCGTGTCGTCCATTACGTTGAAACGCATAGGGTCGTTGAGGAGGCCCTTGCCCTGTGGGGGAAATTGTTGGTTAGATTGTGTTCGTTCATTATTCTAAGACGAGATTTAACGTATGAACATCTTAAAATCTTCAGATGTTACGTGTTTCAAAATTTAACCACCAAAGAATGAATGGTACATGTCACTATTTATCAACATAAATAGTTGATCTTTTTGAAAAGtagctaaaaatattttaacctcTTCTCGAACTTCTTGCACATGCACATGGTAGCCCCTTATGATGCCGTTCTTCTCCTTCTCAGTGGGCGGCTTCCAGGTGACGTGCAGCGACGTGGAGTTGATGGCCGTCACCTTCACGTCCTGAGGCTCCCCCGGCACTGTGACCACACAACAGAATGTCTCATAACCGTCCCAGCACTCCTCTAATACGGACCTAATGCCCTATCAGCATCTACGGGAGCGTGCTAGATAACTACCTAAAGCTTCAACTCTTAAGGGCCTAAATTGGATCAAGCAACGACTGCATCGGAAATTAACGCAGTGAGTGCGGTCGGTAGTCGCCGTCGCAATGCTGATAGAGTACTTCGGCCCAGGCAAGTGTCTACACGAGCCTTTCAGCATCTCGATCGGGCATTTGAATACCAACACACACTTATATATCATTTACGCCCTTTTACATCACCATAACCAATTAAAAACCATTACCTTCCAATCCACATCGTTAAGAACAACTAAAATTGTCAAGCAGTTCACAAAGAGTaaacatttagtaagttttCATCTATAGTTTTTCCAAAAGCAGcatttgtttttcaaaattcacacaCTGCAAGGGATACATGCTTGGGGGCGTCAGACTTGGGGGCATCGGTTGCAAGTTACAAGGGGACACGCCAAGTCTTCAAACCCACATAGTCAAGACATGCGTCTCTCAAACGTTACCACTTGCAGTCTGCGTAGAAGAGTCGGTTAGGTTACACGCTAGGAAGATCGATCTACATAAAGCTTAGGCACAAGCACAAACGCACAGCTAAACAAGCACTATAGTAAAGTGTACTCACTCCTTACGGCTGTACGGGTTACCAGCGGCCCATACAAAGTCAGTGACGAGAGAAAAAAGAGAAAAACGCATTCAAATACATTTAAGACAAATTGTGCGAACATTGCAGGGCGAACGGAACTACTAAGTGAGAGATTACGAGTAGAACGCTTGTCGGCGAAATAGGGGGCGCTCTTATTTCCTTGTGTATTTTGAGCTCTTTAGGAGGCGCATTCGGGTTAAGCCGCTTGGGACACCGGCGTCAGTCTAGTTCGCGTGCATTGCCTTTTTCTGTTCACTGCTACGTCGAACAAATGCGAGAGGGAATTCATTTCTCGCGTGGAGCAAAAATGTCTTTGGAAATACGCGAAACATTTTCTTGTCGCTATGAATATTCTTTGTGTGTGTAAGTGAATTATGCGGgtaagtattttcattttttcacaCGATTGTACGGCTCCGTCCTCCCGGGGGAGTTGTTCGAATAGAAAAAGGCTCTGCAGTTGAATTTAATTTAGTCCCTCGGCGCTGAGAAGTCACTCACACGCACATGTATTGATTAACGCGACGGCGGCGGTGGTCGTGTGTGGTGGCGGTGCGCGCCATCTCTCTGTGTGTGGTGCCTCGTCCTTGTGTTGGTCTTCTGTGATGTTTGTGGCAGTGTCAGAGTGTCATGTCTCGGCGTGCTCCTCACAATGTTCAGTAAAGGGTCAGAGGCTGGAGCGATCGTCGCCGAAATGTCTCGCAGCGTTCTTTGGACCGGCTCGTAGTAACGGCGATAGCGTACTTTAGGCATAGTATTGTATGTCACAATATCTAGTGTGCATGCACGACAGAAAGTCTGATAGATAATACAGAAGAAGGAAGGAAGAGACAGAAATCGCTACTTGCAAGAAGTCGTAGCCTGAGAGCGAGTTAGATAGATAGAGACAGAGAAAGACAAGAAAGTGTGCGAAGTCTAGTAACTGAGCTGAGCAGTCGAGTACAGGCGAAGAGCGCGGCTCGGATCTATCCTTCGGATACCGCTAGTGCAGCCAATGGGAAATATAAAGTGAAATTTAGTTCGGATCCTCGGGACGGGAGTCGCTTCGGCCGTTCCGCTAATAGTAGATAGTATAGAGTAGAGTGAGTAGAGAAGTTGTGAGTTGAACATGCGCGCGTGTGGTGTGGGACGGTATTGGTATTCAAATGCGGCGCTCGGGCCGGTGCGTGTGCGTATgggcgcgcggcggcgcgcACGCGGCGCGGGGGCTGCGCCTGCGCTGCACCGCCGCGCCGGGCGCGCCGCCGCTCGCGCGCCCAATGCGCTCTTGTGTGTCACGCACTCGTTCTCTCACCTTGTGTCGTCGCTAAGTGCTGAGTGCTTCCTAAAAGTGCAGTCTGTACCCCACGCaatcataaataaaacaatagattGCGCGCGGCAAGACGTACCTATCTGGTGCCCAGTGAAATAAACTGAACGAAAACGGTGCTGTGTGGGTAAATAAAGCATGCAAAATTGTGTCCATCGCTAAATACTCAACAATAAGTGTGCGCCAAAATCAATAGTATAATAGTGCCGTCGAATATACCAGGTGCTGTATAAACTTTGCATTTCAGTGAGTGCCATCTTATGCATCGAGAATCAACGCGGCAAAAGAAATCATTACATGTGACAGTGAGTGGAAATATCGACTCTACGCCGCTAGTTACAGCGGCTAGAATGCAGTGAAATAACATGGTCGTCTGTGACATGATAAATATACATGGATTTATCGGCAAGCATAGTAAAACGTTGTTACGAGAATAAACCTCCTTGTTTAGATTCCTGCTATGTGCTCTCAAAAAAGGaacaaaagaaaaaatgacATTAGTAATTTTGATAGTATTAGCGCTTAGGAATTTGAAGTGATAATGAAATTGTTCTGAACAGAATTGTTAATGAATTTTCATTCAAGTTGCCCACCACCAATGTTAGTCAatatgtaaacattttcataaacCAATAAACAGCTTAAATGGAATCTATACACGTTAATTATTTAAATGGAATCTGTATTATTATTAGTGAAGCCACTTTGTGAAGTGTCGTATTTATTGATTCCATTCAATCTGTTACATTCAAACAAGTCAAAACCAAAACCATTCATAAGATCCGTGAATTGGTTAATTATAGGCATTTAATCTAATAATAACTTATGAATGGTTTGTTCAAGTCGACCCACATACCAAATCTCCCAATTTAGAACCAGAAAATGCCAATGTTAATTACTCTGATATTATTCATTAGATGATTATAGTTAAACTTTTGAGCTTAGTTAAAATTAATAGAAAAAATATGCAATACCAGGAAAAGCGGTATAAAAACctacataaatgtaaaaaaatatttcaatgaaAAAGAAATTGTAAATAATTCCAAATTGTTGCATTCCTGATACAGCATAACCAAATGCGAATAACTGTCAAGTAAAATTATTATCATATTCGCCTTTGGGTACTAGAGGATCTTTCAATTCAACGAATTTTTCTTGTGTGGACGTTTAAAAACATGTGTGGTAACaatagaaaatattattttacatttatctTAATAATTATAACTATCTCTCCCATTAAAAACCTTCACTGATAATGTCTCgattttttcaaatattttacttcaAAGCCTGGCTTTAGAATATCGTCAAGTGCTCATTAAATTGAGTGATCCTTTCAACCGGCGGAGATAAACTTCCAGCTTCTGAAATTTGCTACCGTTCCCTTTCATAAAACGTGTAATGAACTAGATATGTTACTCAAAATGTAGATGCTTGAGTCTGTGAGACTATTTAAAGTCATTTTTATCAAATATGATACAATGATTACAAGCAATAGAATATTCTTGCCTTAATTTGAGAGGCTTAGTAATtacaatgtacctacttaatgctCTTACTTTAGATTTGTAATTTGGAGAATTTCAAAACGGAAGTTTATTTCAGCCGTACGTTaaccaaaaataaaatagagaTCCATAAAATGCAGACACGTACCGTCTTCATGCGTGCGCACAGTGACGGGGTAGGAGGCGGGCCCGTCGCCGACGCTGGTACCGGCCAGCACCCAGATCCGGTACTCGGTCCAGCGGCGGAGCTCATCTAGCTCGAACGACGTCTGGTTAAGCTTCACGACGGTCGCCTCCGAATCCCCCCGACCGCTCTCCACGCACAGCAGCTTGTAATAAGCGATCCGACCGTTCGCTCGCTCCGCCGGCGGCGGCTGCCACGACACCCGAATCGCGGTCGGCGACACCGCCACCGCAGTCACATTCATTGGCGGCGCTCCGGGAACTAAAATGTCGCTCAACAATAAAACAACCTGCAACTCAAACGGGCCCGGCCCGGTTAACCGCCCTAACCGATGCAATCACTGAATGCGATTGAAACAAAACGGTGCCCAAAAAAATGAAAGACGACGGTAAGTCGTTAAAATAAATCGAGCATGCACATTTTTTGTTAGTGTGGTGTGTGTGATCCGCTCGCCCATACATCTCTATGTGACATCCGTCATACTTTCTCCTGTTGGAAGAAAATTGTGCTTATTATGTTGTGGCTTACGACACGAAAACATGAGTTCCCATGATGTTTCCATGTTAGTGATGTTTTCCCGTCTTTGGCACACCCATAGTTAATGATGGTTCTTGCGGCATGTCGTTCGTGTCGTCGGCAGTgggatttaaataaaaaaataatgtaaaaataacTTGAGGTGTACACCCCTGTATAAACTCGGACCTACTAACGACATTAAGCTACTACTAGGGTAAGGTGAGCGCACACTTTTGTAACTCGCGTCTCATTAAACTGTTCGTCGCGAAGAATTGAGGTTCCATACTTTTAACGAAAAGATGCTCAATTGTTTCAAACAAAAGACTATTTAATCGCCAATAGTACGAAGTGTCACTTATTTGACTGGTTGCTGGCTGTTGAATATGTGCGGCCACATTACCGTTTCGACAGATTTACAATTACAAAACACATATTGTGATAAAACTTGGTGCTTGTGCTGTAATACTGGCGGCGTGCCGGGCAGGTGCGTTATGTGAAATTACATTACGATTTACCTGTAAAATTTAGCTTCGTAACAGACAGAAAACATAACGGAAGAGTAACGAGAACAGTTAATTCTACTAGAAACTGAATCCTTTGCCATCGTGTTTTCCGGGAAACTTTCCTATTTGTCATATCACGTCGGCCACTACTTCTATTTGTAgtgactgactgaaataacatAACCCATTGGAGCGTTTCAGTGAAAATACTTTGGTaaagtaatataaaataattctgTAGTCAGTGCAATCAAAAATATTCCTTGAATCTGTCTCATTACTCTTGAAACGGTTTCTCTCTGCTACCCCACACTCTCACACTGTCAAAGCAAGGGAACAGTCGAGACCTCACATACGAATTAAAATCTCCAAATGCAATATCGCGGGAGCGTTTTTCCCATTTCCCTATTCGAGTTTTTTTCACCGAGTTAATCAGGTCCTTTGCCGGTTGTAATTTTGTTTCCGCACTTAGCGAGTTGAAAAGAAAACAATTGGTAGACGGCTTTGTTCGCGTGGAACATGCATACGTCCAAAAAGAAAATTCCTACGTCAGTTgcaaatttaaaaagaaaatttcAGCAACTGTTAGGAGTTTAGTATCCAATAGTCATATCTTGGAAGCGATCGGAGTGGAATTGAATTTTTATCGTAAAAGCAAACAGAATTTGAATTATTCCGAAGCCGTTCGGTGGAACTTTAAAGTCTCCATCGCTTGATAGACTCATAGTGCACATTTATTATTCTTATCTGTTGGTTGATTGCTATAGaaattcatatttttcattgaaatttctGATAAAAAGCTTATAAATGCTTTTTACTTACTTTGTAGTGTTTTTGTTACTTATTAAGCTTCCGCGCAGCATTATCCTGTGCATGTTTCAAAAGAATCTTAAGGGTacttgtaggtaggtactacttGTGGTGCGACTGTCACTTGTTTCTTTTAACGCGATATTTTGATAAGG
This window harbors:
- the LOC125231646 gene encoding tyrosine-protein phosphatase Lar isoform X2 — protein: MGTETISSLEPELDMGSDNTHILEPCRSKGSNTTPARRGCGKMRERRSPLHRIALLCCLVFLCRVDASDPPEITIRPRNLQVRANGIAAFYCAARGDPVPNIQWRKNGKRVSSMQSRYQVSAMEQVTEVGANGAVLRIEPVRAQRDDATYECVAENGVGDAVTAVATLTVFEADKVPPGFPSIAPPSSTMVVEVGHTATLPCQATGTPTPKVRWLWNSLPLDISANPRYAILNDKMLGTLQIVKSEEEDQGKFECVAENSIGTEFSKPTSLYVKVRRVAPQFSIPPPPRTEVMLGGNVTLKCVAFGSPMPTVKWRKGLTKWLTPEDNPPLGLNNLKLENIRESANYTCEAASVLGVIEKTAEVKVQSLPGPPTDVRASEITATNVRLAWSYSGPEEPQYYVIQYKPKYANQAFSEISGVITQYYSVTNLSPYTEYEMFVIAVNNIGRGPPSAPATITTGETGTKPGSAPRNVQVRPLSSSTMVIQWDEPETPNGQVTGYKIYYTTDPSQTLQSWHSQMMDNSHLTTISELTPHTVYTIRVQAYTSVGPGPISPPVQVKTQQGVPSQPSNLVAVEAGETSVTLSWRRPAHAGDNIVSYELYWNDTYAKQHHRKRIPITETYTLNGLYPNTLYYIWLAARSQRGEGATTPPIAVRTKQYVPGAPPMNVTAVAVSPTAIRVSWQPPPAERANGRIAYYKLLCVESGRGDSEATVVKLNQTSFELDELRRWTEYRIWVLAGTSVGDGPASYPVTVRTHEDVPGEPQDVKVTAINSTSLHVTWKPPTEKEKNGIIRGYHVHVQEVREEGKGLLNDPMRFNVMDDTTLELNISGLQPDSRYNVQVAALTRKGDGDRSAPVSVKTPGGVPNRPQVNLKVLEREPIVSIELEWTKPTHTYGDLLGYRLRYGIKDQNLEEENFATKVTSHKITDLERGVQYEFRIAGRNHIGIGQETIKYWLTPEGVPKGPPANVTYHFQTPDVICVTWDPPTRADRSGQIKKYDVEFLKKGDQSSLIERTTTANKTVFTGLEEDAHYTFKVRAYTDQGPGPYSKEITAHTERDIGRAPMSVKAVATSESDVEVWWEPVPSRRKILGYVIFYTMTPVDDLDEWQQKTVHVTHSADLENLEKFAEYAIAVAAKTADGLGRLSEKVTVKVKPEEVPLYLRAQDVSTHSMTLSWAPPLRLNPVNYKISYNAIKEFVDSLGMTQTQEIPRRDIIVKHDRTSYSINDLSPFTTYSVNVSAIPNDDSYRPPTKITVTTQMAAPKPMVKPDFYGVVENEVLVILPQASEEYGPISHYYLVVVPDDKAHNHKNPDQFLTDELIKNNARTDDENAPYIAAKFLQRNILYTFHLGNDENYEGFLNRKLNPTKKYRVFVRAVVDTPQKHLYTSSPFSEYLSLDMREAPPGEEPSRPGPDKDINGDPEIRIEENRKEAGMFWIIGPIIAALSLSLCLVMLFFVKKRRQPCKTPDQAAVTRPLMAADVGFGAPSDPVEMRRLNFQTPAMISHPPIPISELAEHIDRLKSNDNLKFSQEYESIEPGQQFTWDHSNMDVNKPKNRYANVIAYDHSRVILQPIDGILGSDYINANYCDGYRKHNAYVATQGPLQETFADFWRMCWELRTSTIVMMTKLEERTRIKCDQYWPSRGSETYGMMTVTIAEVQELATYCIRTFQVTRNGGAERREIKQLQFTAWPDHGVPDHPAPFLQFLRRVRALNLPDAGPLVVHCSAGVGRTGCFIVIDSMLERARHERTVDIYGHVTCLRAQRNYMVQTEDQYIFIHDALVEAVVCGDTEVPARNLHGHIQKLMRIDTIENITGMELEFKKLANMKADSTRFVSASLPCNKHKNRLVHILPFESTRVCLTPRDGSDYINASFVDGYRYRAAYIATQGPLPDTTDDFWRMLWEHNSTIVVMLTKLKEMGREKCHQYWPSDRSVRYQCFVVDPIAEYNMPQYILREFKVTDARDGASRTVRQFQFTDWPEQGVPKSGEGFIDFLGQVHKTKEQFGQDGPITVHCSAGVGRTGVFITLSTVLERMQYEGVVDVFQTVRTLRTQRPAMVQTEDQYEFCYRAALEYLGSFDHYAN